From the genome of Desulfovibrio porci, one region includes:
- a CDS encoding glycosyltransferase family 2 protein codes for MTTQPPLISVIIPCYNYGHFLSEAVDSVLGQKRGELTVEIIVVDDGSTDDTAVVAQGLGSSIRYIHQENQGLSEARNTGIRAAKGDFLVFLDADDLLTANTLSSHLNNFAAHPELDASVCLSLQAVESNRSTYLWPLKSSHLDMHLCHSNISPVHTFMLRTRVAREIGFFDPDLKACEDQDYWLRCAASGKRFGTNVDGMVIYRQHGQSMTSQMSRQLAHDGAIRFKISMLLENRPDFPQAGKFYGWLAHAAGSISSAYGLYPQSPQFALRLLDESAKAVLKAAVVAAQAKTDDAHLILAERYFAGEYLLRAGSFDAHSCRPLEKATGFLATRHSKLAGLTRSQLNARQKQLFTRLCCEHERVQATFKREGIFVSW; via the coding sequence ATGACAACCCAACCGCCACTCATTTCAGTCATCATCCCTTGCTATAACTATGGGCATTTTTTGTCTGAAGCGGTTGACAGCGTTCTTGGTCAGAAACGCGGCGAGCTGACAGTGGAAATTATTGTCGTGGACGATGGTTCTACGGACGACACCGCCGTCGTGGCCCAAGGGCTGGGTTCGTCCATTCGTTATATTCATCAGGAAAACCAGGGGCTCTCCGAAGCGCGTAACACCGGCATACGCGCGGCAAAGGGAGATTTTCTGGTTTTTCTTGACGCCGACGATCTGTTGACCGCCAACACCCTGAGCAGCCATCTGAACAATTTCGCCGCCCATCCGGAACTGGACGCCAGCGTCTGCCTGAGCCTTCAGGCAGTCGAATCGAATCGCAGCACCTACCTCTGGCCGCTCAAATCCTCACATCTGGATATGCACCTCTGCCACAGTAACATCTCACCGGTGCATACCTTTATGCTGCGCACCCGCGTCGCGCGCGAGATCGGTTTTTTTGATCCCGACCTCAAGGCCTGCGAAGATCAGGATTACTGGCTGCGTTGCGCCGCCTCAGGCAAACGTTTCGGAACCAATGTCGACGGTATGGTCATTTACCGACAGCATGGACAGAGCATGACCAGCCAGATGTCTCGCCAATTGGCCCATGATGGCGCCATCCGCTTTAAAATCAGTATGTTGTTGGAAAACAGGCCGGATTTCCCCCAGGCCGGGAAATTCTATGGCTGGCTGGCGCACGCCGCCGGAAGCATCAGCAGCGCTTACGGGCTCTACCCCCAAAGCCCCCAGTTCGCTCTGAGGCTGCTGGACGAATCGGCCAAAGCCGTCCTAAAGGCCGCGGTTGTTGCAGCGCAGGCGAAGACAGATGATGCCCATCTGATTCTGGCGGAACGCTACTTCGCTGGCGAATACCTCTTGCGGGCCGGAAGCTTTGACGCTCATTCCTGCCGTCCTCTTGAAAAAGCGACAGGTTTCCTTGCAACTCGCCACTCAAAACTGGCCGGTCTGACCAGGAGCCAGTTGAATGCCAGACAGAAGCAACTCTTTACCCGCCTGTGTTGCGAGCATGAACGGGTGCAGGCAACATTCAAAAGAGAGGGGATTTTTGTATCTTGGTGA